From Ipomoea triloba cultivar NCNSP0323 chromosome 5, ASM357664v1, the proteins below share one genomic window:
- the LOC116020819 gene encoding putative germin-like protein 2-1, with protein sequence MALRSLILAIAVLAIASSFAHASDPSQLQDFCVAINDSKAPVFVNGKICKNPMEVDADDFLLRGLNKPGNTSNPLGSAVSAVNVNNLAGLNTLGISLARIDFAPYGLNPPHTHPRATEVLTVLEGTLYVGFVLSNPPPGMKNKLFTKTLYPGDVFVFPQGLIHFQFNVGHSNAIAFAGLSSQNPGVITIANAVFGSDPPIDPKVLTKAFQVEDKVIEYLQKQFWYNNNN encoded by the exons ATGGCTCTTCGGTCCCTTATCCTTGCTATTGCTGTTTTGGCAATAGCTTCTTCTTTTGCCCATGCATCCGATCCTAGCCAATTGCAGGACTTTTGTGTTGCAATCAATGATTCTAAGGCACCTG TGTTTGTCAACGGAAAGATTTGCAAGAACCCAATGGAAGTCGATGCTGATGACTTCCTCCTCCGGGGCCTTAACAAGCCTGGGAACACGTCGAATCCGCTTGGATCGGCAGTTTCTGCCGTGAACGTGAATAACCTAGCTGGGCTGAATACTCTTGGTATTTCACTAGCTCGTATTGATTTTGCACCCTATGGTCTCAACCCTCCTCACACCCACCCTAGAGCTACTGAAGTCCTCACGGTCTTGGAGGGCACCCTCTACGTTGGATTCGTTCTTTCTAATCCACCACCAGGAATGAAAAACAAGCTCTTTACTAAGACGTTATATCCCGGAGATGTTTTCGTGTTCCCACAAGGCCTCATTCATTTCCAATTCAACGTTGGACATTCAAATGCCATTGCTTTTGCAGGTTTGAGTAGCCAGAACCCTGGAGTCATTACCATTGCCAACGCAGTATTCGGTTCTGATCCACCAATTGATCCTAAGGTTCTAACTAAAGCCTTCCAAGTTGAGGACAAAGTGATTGAATATCTCCAAAAACAATTTTGGTATAACAACAATAACTAG